A stretch of DNA from Enterococcus gilvus ATCC BAA-350:
GCGCCTGGAATACCAGCTGCTACAGTTAATCCGGCCTTCATACCTGAATAAGCGGTCGATGCAGCAAAAAGTGCAGCAAGCAAAATACCTAAAACCATAATGATCGGTGAACCAGATTTTTTAGGTTTATCAGCTACGTACGGGACATAATCTTTCCCAGCTACTCCACCAAAAGCGTCTTTTGAGAGTTTTTTCATTATCTTTGAAATTCCTTCCTTACTATCTTTTCCCCAATGAGTGAAGGAATCCTGTAAGAACAGGATTCCTGTCCTCTCAATACCGACTATTTAACTAAGCGATAAATAGCGTCAGCATAAATAGCTGTTGCTTTGAACAAGCTATCAATAGGCATAAATTCGTTTGGCTGATGCATTACATTTTCTTCTCCTGGGAACATTGCGCCGTATGCGACACCACGTTCTAGGATTCGACCGTAAGTACCTCCGCCGATTGATTCTTCATGGCCTTCAAGACCTGTATGTTCTTCGTAAACGTCCAATAATGTTTTCACTAATGGATCACTTGCTGGAACATAGTGAGGCGTTTTCACGTCACCAATGATCGCGATCGAAACGCCTGCATCTTTAAGAACGTCTTCCATGTTCGCTAAGATCGTATCTTTGTCGATGCCTTCTGGATGACGAACATTGATCGTGATCTTTTTGTCGCCTTCAGAAGTATAGTCGAACAAGTTCGCTGAAGAAGTTGTTTCACCCATTACATCGTGTTTTGTGTAAGCATTTAATTTCTTACCGTTGTAATCTAAGTGCATGTATTCAGCAGTTGTTTGAACAAAGTTCGCACCATTGCCGTCTAACTTGTAGTCCACTAAGAAGGTTGCTAAGAAGGTTGCAGAGTTGACACCGAATTTTGGTTCTTGCGCATGGGCACCTTTACCAATTACAGTGAGTGTGATTTCGCCATTGGTTTCAGCGAATTCGCCTTTCACGTCTGATTTTTCAATAAACGCGTCAAATGCTGCTTTCATATCTGCAACTTTTGCTTCGTCGTTGACTTTAAGAACTGCTGTTGCATCTCCTGGTACCATGTTCGTGCGTAAGCCTGATTTGAAGCTTACTAGATCAAAGTCGCCAGATGCAGCGTTGTCTTTGTTTGCGAAAGTTACTTCATAAGATAAGATTCCTTTTTCACCATTAATGATTGGGAATTGTGCGTCTGGAGAAAATCCAACTTTTGGCATTTCTTCCACTTCCATATAACGGTGGATCCCTACCCATTCACTTTCTTCGTCAGTACCGAAGATAAAGCGGATTTTTTTAGAGATCGGTAATTCTAGATCTTTGATGATGCGCATTGCATAATAGGCAGCGATCGAAGGCCCTTTGTCATCGGCAGAACCACGAGCGTATAATTTTCCATCTTTAACTACTGGTTCAAATGGATCTGTATCCCAGTTGTCGTCGACAGGAACAACGTCTACGTGTCCTAACAGACCGAACATTTCTTCTCCGTCACCGTATTCAATGTGTCCAGCAACGTTTTCGATGTTTTTCGTAACGAAGCCATCACGGTCACCAAATTCTAGTACTTTGCGTAAAGCGGCAGCTGGTCCAGGTCCAAGAGGTTCTTCTTTTGTTCCATGTTCCACGTCGCGGATACTGTTGATGCGAATAAGATCGCCTAAGTCTTTCATTAAGTCGTCTTTACGTGCGTCTACTTCTTTTTGCCAATCAATTGTCATTGTTTAATCCCTGCTTTCTTTTTTTTGTAACAAGTATTGAAACCTGTTAGATTCATTAGAAAGATCATGTCTAAATAAAGTTCTCAAATTTTGACAGCGTAGAATAACTATTTTTTATTGGACGAATTCACGGTCCCTTTTGAGGATGAACTACGTCAAAACAATCAACGGAAAAGACCGCTCATGAATGTTAAAATGTTATTCTATGATTCCTAATTCCGCAGTTTGTTTCACCTCCCAAGTTAGCATTATACCGTATTTTTATTCATAAGTCATTGTGAAGAAACCATCATTTGATATAAATAAGTTGATTTTCATTAAAAATAAAGCTTCGACTTATATTTCTCTTGTTATTCAAGCTGACTAAAAAACGGTACTTTTTAGATGACATGACATATTTAAAGCCTATAAGAAGTATAACGAAGGTTGAATCCGTTTACAAATTATATTTCATTCATTTAGGATCTGTTTCTCTCATTTATTTGTTATC
This window harbors:
- the pepV gene encoding dipeptidase PepV, which codes for MTIDWQKEVDARKDDLMKDLGDLIRINSIRDVEHGTKEEPLGPGPAAALRKVLEFGDRDGFVTKNIENVAGHIEYGDGEEMFGLLGHVDVVPVDDNWDTDPFEPVVKDGKLYARGSADDKGPSIAAYYAMRIIKDLELPISKKIRFIFGTDEESEWVGIHRYMEVEEMPKVGFSPDAQFPIINGEKGILSYEVTFANKDNAASGDFDLVSFKSGLRTNMVPGDATAVLKVNDEAKVADMKAAFDAFIEKSDVKGEFAETNGEITLTVIGKGAHAQEPKFGVNSATFLATFLVDYKLDGNGANFVQTTAEYMHLDYNGKKLNAYTKHDVMGETTSSANLFDYTSEGDKKITINVRHPEGIDKDTILANMEDVLKDAGVSIAIIGDVKTPHYVPASDPLVKTLLDVYEEHTGLEGHEESIGGGTYGRILERGVAYGAMFPGEENVMHQPNEFMPIDSLFKATAIYADAIYRLVK